The DNA window taagacatttatttactATCTTGACCGTGAACATTTCCAAGTAGTCCAATTATTGCCTATAAACCAATTTAATACTGGCTAAGTCTAAGGCATTTCAATGGCAAATACgacagcaggaaaataaaattaattgatCCATCCTTTGGGTTAATGTGTGGACATTTGCACTGTCTCTGAACAGGGGTACTAAGCTGACTATGCTCCTCCGAGAGTCCTTGGGCCATATGAATTGCCACACCACAGTGATGGCTGAAGTTGCGGATTCGTTGGCACACCTTCAAGAGACCTTCTCTGTCATCCAGCTGGCTTCTCGCATTCGCAAGACACAGAAAAGGACAAAGGTATTGTAAATCTGCTGCTGTCCTTTTTGTCCAGAAAGGGATCATTTTATCTTTGCATTCAGAGCCGTGTTAATGTTTCCACCGCTCCCCGGAAATGTATTCATCATTTATGTTCCGGGAAGTCCTGATCTAGATCTAACTCCATGTTTCATCTTTATTCAACAGCAATCCACCTCATGCTCTCCTTGCGGGAGGAGTTTAACTCGAGAAAAGAAAGCGCCTCAGTCCTTCTCCCTGCGGGCCTTCCACTCCACAGATGAGGTAGATGTCGACACCCATCCTTACCGTCTTCGTGGTGAACTAGATGAACTTTCCAGCAGTGAGCAGTCCTGTGACACAGTCATCCAGATAGACTCCGATGGCTTCATCCACTCTAAAGCTGCCCCAAGACTGACACAACCTGAATTTGTACCTATCATACCTTCTCTGCATCCCAACAAAGCTGACATGGATGACCCCGAGTTTACCGCTCTCCTGCAAGAGCTTTTGAGAATTCCTCAGCTGCAGgtagagaagaaggaggaaactgTACAAGGTAACATGGAACTGCTCAAAGCAGACATGAAGCCGCCAGAGAGGGATTGTCTTAAATGTGAAACATTTGCTGAGCTTCAAGAGCGTTTGGGCTGTATCGATGGAAGTGAGGTGTTATTGGAGGTGCTTAAGTCTTCTTCAAAAGGCCCTTCTGTTAACAACGTCACAACCAAATCACAACCCCAAAAAGAAGCAGGGAAGCAGATGGAAGCAAAATCATCAGAACCACCGAAGCCATTGAATCAGGGGATAGGCTGCAGTCAGAACTCTGAAGGAGAACGACAAACAGATGCAGACAGTTTTCAGAGAGAGGATTCCGGCCTGTATGACTGTGAGGAGTGCAGTGGAACCAGTTCCAGTGAGGAACTCCTGAATCAAGCTCTAAGTCTGAACATGACCTGTCGCTCTGAGCTTCCCAACACTGGAACGCTTCAGTCAGGTGATAAGTTTCCTGCTCAGCAAGGTATTGCTGTCACAAATCCCCTAAAACCTCAGCCTTCAGGAAAACAGGAGAGTCCTGAAAGTGCTGAATGGTTCAAACAAGTCAAAAGGACCTCACCAGTTGGCAAAAGCTCCCCCatatctccttcctcctcctcctcctgctcctcttcacacTCCCTGGCTACCAGTGTTATACATGGGGATGTCTTACCTAATTGTCCCACAGGAGATGGTAGGGAAATGAAGGCCACCATCACAGTAACTGTTCAACAGCCACTGGACCTTAACGGTCAAGATGAACTGGTCTTCTCAATGGTAGAGGAGGTGACCATCAGTGGAGCattggacagagggaggacaggtggaaatattatttgtattagaGACGCTGCCGAGTCCCAGGCACGTGCTCAACGCTCTGCCAGCTCCCAACCAATCAGGATCATTAGCAACGTTAGTGAAGAACCTGTAGCCACAGGTTCCTCAAGTACAACTGAAGGCTCTGTTGTGCGGCCTATAGCCCCAGAGGCTAGCACTGACAAACCCCAGTGTCAATTCAGAAGGGAAAAAGGGTTCTTGCCTTCATTTATTAATCCCATGTTGATCAGTTCAGATTGTATTTTGGATGTTGGTAATGAAAAAGGAAATATCCATAATACTAACACAAGAGTCAAGTCAGGGTCTGAGcttaaaagaaataatataaaatctCCAGGACAGGAGACTCTTGAGAAGAGAAGTGGAGCTTTTGCCTCTGAAACACAGGTCAAACAATCTGACAAGGTTTGTGACTCACCTCGTAGCAAACCTTTTTCAGTGCCAATGGTGATGGAAGATTCAGCTTTCTGCAACGAAACCGCAGACAACAAAATGTGTGGAAAGAGACcaagaaacacagacaggagacacCCTAGAGACAGGGAACATGTTTATTCCACTAAGTCTAAAGGGTGCTCAGAGGGGGGAGAAATCATTTCCAAACATGTTGGAAATGCACCCAAGAGAATTGGTGTTTCACCTGGTTGCCAGGAAACTGCCCATGCTTCCTGTAAAACAGGTAGTTTGCCTAGAGGCTGGCAAGATGCTATCCACCAGGACTGTCACATGGCCGACCACCACAGAGACCCAAGGGGGGTGACATCATCCACCCCATGTAGCCCAGGGGTAACTCTGGAGAGGAGGCAGGGCAGACAGAACTCCTCAGTGAACCACAGCCTCCAACTCTCCTCTCCCTGGAAACATGGAGCAGAGtataaacaggaagcaggtaACACCTCCAGAAAGGGTGTTGGATCTTTGCTTGAGAACTCAAGTCTAAGAATGAAACATGAGGAATTAAGTGGGAGGTTGCAGTCACCCATTGAGAACAGTGGCAGGCTTTTCAGTGCCAAATTGGAGCAGCTGGCTGGCAGGACAAATTCCCTTGGGAGAGTCCCAAGAGACTTCCCAACACTGAACAGAGGCAGCAGTAACACCTCTATGAGCTCGAAGGGGAGCTCCAAGGGAAGCATTGAAGGGGCTTGTAAGGGAGGTACTAAAGACAATAATGAGGGACATTTTACTTTACCAAGGGCTAGCAGGAGTCCCAGAAAGACTCATCGGTCTGACTCGAGTCATCACTTCTATTCTGGAAACCCAGCTCCTCAATCTGTCAAGCATTCTCATCACAAGCTCTCTGCTGTTGGGAAACTTAAGATAGCTTCCCCCAAAGTCCGTCGACTGTCTGCCTCCAGCATCAAGAACCTCAGTCTGTCCCACAAAGGCATACGTCAGTCCACCAGTCGCAGTGCCAGTCTTTCCCCGGACAGTAAAACTGTTAGCTTTGAGCGGACATCCTcctttgtctcttctcctcctccacagtctTATCAATCCATCAGTCGGACTCCAAGCCAGAGTTCCTCATGCTCATCCACAAAATCTGCCATCCAGGGGTTTGTCAACGGTCGGCTCTCAGACCTACTTAAGGAAACAGCCTCCGGCCTAACTTTAGGAGGAGTGGACGAAATTACCAGTTTTCCTTCACCATACAATCAGATGACTGCTCCCCGCACGCCTGATCACCTGAGTGGGCATGCGAGTGATACCACGAGTGTGTTGAGTGGTGATTTGCCACCAGCAATGGGGAAGACATCCCTGTATTTCTCTCACAGGAACAGTTTGGTGAGCAGTGGCTATGACAGCATGTTGAGGGACAGTGAAACCACCGGTAGCAGCACCTCAAACAGAGACTCCGTCAGCGACAGGAGCAGCTCTCAACTCAGCGTGGCTCGCAGCTCCAGATCGTCTCGGAGGAAAGGCACTACAGGTAAAACCTCTGGAATAACAAGCTTTTTATGAAATGTGATCATCAATTGTCTCCGCTTCAAAGATCATTGTGTTGATGGTGTTTGGGGCATAATCGTGTTAGTTTATAATCAAAGTACATAGCATCTTCCCTAGAGCACCTTGGCACATTCATGACAGGTACAGGGAAGCTGTGCTTATGACACAAAGATTCAGCTAATTGCAATTGCAAAAACAATGCTGCATCATATTTCATTTGAAATGCTCTGATGGTATATATTCTGATACAAATTTCACTGGTCCAAagataaacatttacaaaatgaacacaaTATATACTGTTTCAACCGATACATTTTGGATTAATCTTCCAAAAAACGTTTTTAATTTGATCATAAGACTACTGATCATACATTCTGGTTTCTACTCTGACCACATACCATTTTAATGTAACATTAACTGGAGATGACTCACATGTACTCAGACCTTGTGTAGGAGGCCACATAATTaatacatgaagccagagaCG is part of the Limanda limanda chromosome 18, fLimLim1.1, whole genome shotgun sequence genome and encodes:
- the kif26bb gene encoding LOW QUALITY PROTEIN: kinesin-like protein KIF26B (The sequence of the model RefSeq protein was modified relative to this genomic sequence to represent the inferred CDS: inserted 2 bases in 1 codon; deleted 2 bases in 1 codon; substituted 2 bases at 2 genomic stop codons), whose amino-acid sequence is MSYLTGRGERGEHWSSEVQHRGDTLGFPAGVKGRDRPAPEGSGGCGSDPHRSMCQRADAVPSYRSLPGSVGDRIRSTMWFGAGTMCRGSAGPGRSDGKVGCCEKCSATLVSLKKQALSLAVHHQVSCKDSSDLAAYLYDSLRVHSRSTAESRDREREQGQCSACGTNLNQLKHEAIHLALSRGQSLAKPPFEPSLSTGTLPGQSETKRGDRPPREAEMNAHQPYGRTHSPHTPQSPRTPQRTPQTLRRRGPKPPHSDMDRWVEEQQHLVACKSVSKADAVTIHSHRQAADDATLGCGGAGTLQTSSKMPHISRVVTIANTAAMSFLARAAEKLNLTLRKRGQASDPAPAHFSTCFREIIQKNPPPVPSCLLQAATRTKDSPNVGKVKVVLRVSPTMSGGPGQPPVLQIDPSRKRVTIIEPVSKSQSHTSLTLGKNGRNHLKTFNFDAAYPQESDQAEVCAGVLADVIRCVLSGSDGCVLGMGCADVGSWSSTVGSDGSIQNLGLIPCAISWLYSSIERRREKTWTDQTVSVSAIELCCGEEDTLRDLLGEVVPSVGNVQDSPRARVRVQEDPVSGIHLRNHNRVKAPTAERAASLLDAAIAARRHSDFITYLSHTSIMFFTLHVQPPRTESSTIGKGSRGCTKLTMIDVCSGMRGMSKTKPPHFELGPVVLSLLSGHKTTPSKGTKLTMLLRESLGHMNCHTTVMAEVADSLAHLQETFSVIQLASRIRKTQKRTKQSTSCSPCGRSLTREKKAPQSFSLRAFHSTDEVDVDTHPYRLRGELDELSSSEQSCDTVIQIDSDGFIHSKAAPRLTQPEFVPIIPSLHPNKADMDDPEFTALLQELLRIPQLQVEKKEETVQGNMELLKADMKPPERDCLKCETFAELQERLGCIDGSEVLLEVLKSSSKGPSVNNVTTKSQPQKEAGKQMEAKSSEPPKPLNQGIGCSQNSEGERQTDADSFQREDSGLYDCEECSGTSSSEELLNQALSLNMTCRSELPNTGTLQSGDKFPAQQGIAVTNPLKPQPSGKQESPESAEWFKQVKRTSPVGKSSPISPSSSSSCSSSHSLATSVIHGDVLPNCPTGDGREMKATITVTVQQPLDLNGQDELVFSMVEEVTISGALDRGRTGGNIICIRDAAESQARAQRSASSQPIRIISNVSEEPVATGSSSTTEGSVVRPIAPEASTDKPQCQFRREKGFLPSFINPMLISSDCILDVGNEKGNIHNTNTRVKSGSELKRNNIKSPGQETLEKRSGAFASETQVKQSDKVCDSPRSKPFSVPMVMEDSAFCNETADNKMCGKRPRNTDRRHPRDREHVYSTKSKGCSEGGEIISKHVGNAPKRIGVSPGCQETAHASCKTGSLPRGWQDAIHQDCHMADHHRDPRGVTSSTPCSPGVTLERRQGRQNSSVNHSLQLSSPWKHGAEYKQEAGNTSRKGVGSLLENSSLRMKHEELSGRLQSPIENSGRLFSAKLEQLAGRTNSLGRVPRDFPTLNRGSSNTSMSSKGSSKGSIEGACKGGTKDNNEGHFTLPRASRSPRKTHRSDSSHHFYSGNPAPQSVKHSHHKLSAVGKLKIASPKVRRLSASSIKNLSLSHKGIRQSTSRSASLSPDSKTVSFERTSSFVSSPPPQSYQSISRTPSQSSSCSSTKSAIQGFVNGRLSDLLKETASGLTLGGVDEITSFPSPYNQMTAPRTPDHLSGHASDTTSVLSGDLPPAMGKTSLYFSHRNSLVSSGYDSMLRDSETTGSSTSNRDSVSDRSSSQLSVARSSRSSRRKGTTGTHQRRPAQDTASSLRRSASGLRSRWVDLGIPEAYEIKVYEIDNVQRMQKRAGAGKQGTAHFSAKLKFLEHRXQRMSEVRAKYNNLRGELEQVKHHLMPEPTKWNGDFDLWQTFELDSLEHLEHLGSEVVTAGMENRDDRCKANVVMVTCFDTAAKRRHKRXRXKTPEQRTFEGI